One part of the archaeon CG10_big_fil_rev_8_21_14_0_10_43_11 genome encodes these proteins:
- a CDS encoding signal recognition particle protein, with product MLGDLSSSLKDTLKKIATLDFLSDKELNEIIRELQRALLRADVSFEVVTQLSQTIRTKLSKDATSLTKKQRLITLIYDEIVSFMGQGEQEVNVTKKPYKIMLIGLFGSGKTTTAGKLSKIFKSKGYRVAAVSLDNYRPAAYEQLAQLSKQINVDCYGTKNAKKQLAPWKDNEKAILNHDVVIIDTAGRDSLHKDFLVELEELSKKIKPDQVFLTIPAELGQAASELTKNFMNAIPITGIIITKLDTSAKGGGALTSSYLTKTPVVYITVGESVTDIEAFKPKRFVSRLLGMGDIETLLEKVQEELGTDDAKDLSKKILSGKSNFLDFYEQIQSINKMGGFSKIMSMMPSLPGLSMDNAMFSASKDKLSEFRIILQSMTREELENPRLINSSRIKRIARGCGRDEKDVRELIKNHARMNKFSKKLNTRQLQRMMKQFGGGAL from the coding sequence ATGTTAGGAGATTTGTCATCAAGCCTTAAAGACACACTTAAAAAAATAGCTACGCTTGACTTTCTTTCTGACAAAGAATTAAACGAGATTATTCGCGAACTACAGCGCGCCCTTTTGCGCGCAGATGTTTCATTTGAGGTAGTTACTCAACTGTCTCAAACCATCCGCACAAAACTCAGCAAAGATGCCACATCACTTACTAAAAAACAACGCCTTATCACGCTTATTTACGACGAGATTGTCTCATTTATGGGACAAGGCGAGCAGGAGGTCAATGTTACAAAAAAGCCCTATAAAATAATGCTCATTGGACTATTTGGCTCAGGAAAAACAACAACAGCAGGCAAACTCTCTAAAATCTTCAAATCAAAAGGGTACCGCGTTGCTGCAGTATCACTTGACAACTACCGCCCAGCAGCATACGAACAACTCGCACAACTCTCAAAACAGATAAACGTTGACTGTTATGGCACAAAAAACGCAAAAAAACAACTCGCGCCCTGGAAAGATAATGAAAAAGCAATTCTCAACCATGACGTGGTAATTATAGACACTGCAGGACGAGACTCGCTGCATAAAGACTTTCTTGTTGAACTTGAGGAACTCTCTAAAAAAATCAAACCCGACCAAGTCTTTCTCACTATTCCTGCAGAACTCGGACAAGCAGCAAGCGAGCTTACAAAAAACTTCATGAACGCAATACCCATTACTGGAATTATTATTACCAAGCTTGACACAAGCGCAAAAGGCGGTGGCGCGCTCACGTCCTCGTACCTTACCAAAACGCCGGTTGTCTACATTACTGTTGGCGAAAGTGTTACTGATATTGAAGCGTTCAAACCAAAACGGTTTGTCTCACGCCTTCTTGGCATGGGCGACATTGAAACCCTGCTTGAAAAAGTCCAAGAAGAACTGGGCACTGATGATGCTAAAGACTTAAGCAAGAAAATACTGAGCGGAAAATCAAACTTCCTTGACTTTTATGAACAAATCCAGTCTATTAATAAAATGGGCGGATTTTCAAAAATCATGAGCATGATGCCCTCACTTCCCGGTCTTAGTATGGACAATGCCATGTTTAGCGCGTCAAAAGACAAACTTTCAGAGTTTCGCATTATCCTCCAATCCATGACGCGCGAAGAACTTGAAAACCCCCGCCTAATTAACTCCTCACGCATCAAGCGCATAGCGCGCGGCTGCGGGCGCGATGAAAAAGATGTGCGCGAACTCATCAAAAACCATGCGCGCATGAATAAATTTAGCAAAAAACTCAATACCCGACAACTCCAACGCATGATGAAACAATTTGGCGGCGGTGCGCTATGA
- a CDS encoding 50S ribosomal protein L21e, producing MKPSKGLKRRTRSAFRLRRRDRGKLKISDLFKQFKEQDTVLIVPNPSYQRSMPHRRIHGKKGIISGKRGRAYLVRVFEGNKEKKFIIASAHLRGN from the coding sequence ATGAAGCCGTCAAAAGGTCTTAAGCGCAGAACGCGCTCAGCATTTCGTCTTAGACGCAGAGATAGAGGTAAGCTTAAGATTTCAGATTTGTTCAAACAGTTTAAAGAACAAGACACGGTTTTAATCGTTCCAAACCCCAGCTATCAACGCTCAATGCCTCACAGACGTATTCACGGCAAAAAAGGCATTATCTCAGGAAAACGCGGAAGAGCCTATCTTGTCCGCGTTTTTGAGGGAAATAAGGAAAAAAAGTTTATAATTGCATCAGCTCACTTGCGAGGTAACTAA
- a CDS encoding DUF655 domain-containing protein: MKQTETQAIVLDFLPHGHPFEERRIPIAQVVGLQHFTILEVIPKKDVFLKPGDDVYIGEDKREKIHHVKGRVKIKDLTRTAQAELKSVIEEVVTRDEKKYVDFFNKSGPISTRLHQVELLPGIGKKHMWKIIEERRYEPFESFKDLQERVDLLPDPKQAIVKRILEELDDLDKYKLFTA, encoded by the coding sequence ATGAAACAAACCGAAACGCAAGCAATAGTATTGGATTTTCTTCCTCATGGACATCCCTTCGAGGAACGAAGAATACCAATAGCGCAAGTTGTCGGCTTACAGCATTTTACCATTCTTGAAGTTATTCCTAAAAAAGACGTGTTTCTCAAACCCGGTGATGATGTCTACATTGGGGAAGATAAGCGCGAAAAAATTCACCACGTAAAAGGGCGCGTAAAAATCAAAGACCTCACGAGAACTGCTCAAGCAGAACTCAAAAGCGTGATAGAAGAGGTAGTCACGCGCGACGAGAAAAAATACGTTGATTTTTTCAACAAATCAGGACCAATTAGCACCAGACTCCACCAAGTAGAACTCTTGCCAGGCATTGGCAAAAAACACATGTGGAAAATCATTGAAGAGCGACGCTATGAACCGTTTGAAAGCTTCAAAGACTTGCAAGAACGGGTAGATCTCTTACCTGACCCAAAACAAGCCATTGTCAAACGTATTCTCGAAGAGCTTGATGACCTTGACAAATACAAACTTTTCACCGCATAA
- a CDS encoding small nuclear ribonucleoprotein (Enables 3` processing of polyadenylated mRNAs and tRNA precursors) has protein sequence MTTDRPLDALNAARDKRVMIELKNKQKFSGLLKSFDIHINTVLEEAQELSDDNKPIRNMGKLFLRGDTIVLISPE, from the coding sequence ATGACAACTGATAGACCTTTAGACGCACTCAACGCGGCACGCGATAAGCGTGTCATGATTGAACTTAAAAATAAACAAAAATTCTCCGGCTTGCTCAAGTCATTTGATATTCATATCAATACGGTTCTTGAAGAAGCGCAAGAATTAAGCGATGACAATAAGCCTATTCGCAATATGGGTAAATTGTTCTTGCGCGGAGACACAATCGTTTTAATCTCTCCTGAATAA
- a CDS encoding 30S ribosomal protein S8e — protein sequence MVTWQGKSKRKPSGGKLRTWRKKRKFEMGRDAALTKIGEIKQKLIRVRGGNNKRRALSLPEVMFYDAKTKKMQKAKMINVEQNLANRHYKRANIITKGAIVNTDKGIIKITNRPGQEGIAQGVKIEFEVAQKTRSKKG from the coding sequence ATGGTAACCTGGCAAGGTAAGTCAAAACGAAAACCAAGCGGCGGAAAGCTTCGCACCTGGCGCAAGAAACGCAAGTTCGAAATGGGACGTGACGCAGCGCTCACCAAAATCGGCGAGATAAAACAAAAGCTTATTCGCGTGCGCGGCGGCAACAACAAACGCAGGGCTTTAAGCCTGCCCGAAGTCATGTTCTATGATGCTAAGACTAAAAAAATGCAAAAAGCAAAAATGATTAACGTGGAGCAGAATCTTGCAAACCGCCACTACAAACGAGCAAACATTATCACCAAAGGTGCGATTGTCAACACTGATAAAGGCATTATCAAAATCACAAACAGACCGGGACAAGAAGGCATTGCCCAAGGCGTTAAAATCGAGTTTGAAGTTGCTCAAAAAACGCGCTCAAAAAAGGGGTAA
- a CDS encoding tRNA (guanine(10)-N(2))-dimethyltransferase — MSTKTTFKEGKAEFHAFSGTISKKLDVFYNPDKAIDRDLNVMLMRYFTDAFEVKTGLELLAASGVRGIRLAKERGMVMTLNDINPDACALIKENAKKNKVSVEVHNDDANRFLKNYRGSFDYIDIDPFGTPMPFLESALLKLRKKNGVLAITATDSSALCGSYPKACMRKYASIPLKTAYCHELGVRILIKSVILAAAKYDIALTPLFSYARRDYMRVYFGARQGATRSNELLSQIGYFQHNFKTLERGVYIPGKKAYGTVMGPLWLGPLWDDTLMAYFKNAPFESPNKTALWNAIERDAQIKTAGFYHLPNLFSKTGKNKKRDVLIAQLEKKGFRASKTHFSPQGIRTNACVADIKKALRT; from the coding sequence ATGAGTACAAAAACAACATTCAAAGAAGGCAAAGCAGAATTTCATGCATTTAGCGGCACGATTTCAAAAAAGCTTGATGTATTTTATAATCCCGATAAAGCAATTGACCGCGACCTTAATGTCATGCTCATGCGCTACTTCACTGACGCATTTGAGGTTAAGACCGGTCTTGAACTGCTTGCTGCAAGCGGAGTTCGCGGGATTCGCCTTGCAAAAGAAAGGGGCATGGTAATGACGCTCAATGACATCAATCCTGATGCGTGCGCGCTTATAAAAGAAAACGCGAAGAAAAATAAGGTCTCAGTTGAGGTGCACAATGATGATGCAAATCGATTTTTAAAAAACTATCGCGGCTCATTTGATTATATTGATATTGACCCGTTTGGAACGCCCATGCCCTTTCTTGAATCAGCTCTTTTAAAGCTTCGCAAAAAAAATGGTGTGCTTGCCATAACAGCAACTGATTCCTCTGCCTTATGCGGCTCGTATCCAAAAGCGTGTATGAGAAAGTACGCGTCTATTCCACTAAAGACTGCGTATTGTCATGAGCTTGGCGTGCGCATACTTATCAAGAGCGTGATTCTTGCTGCTGCAAAGTATGATATTGCACTTACCCCTCTCTTCTCGTATGCACGTAGGGATTATATGCGCGTGTATTTTGGAGCGCGCCAAGGCGCCACGCGCTCTAACGAGCTTCTTTCCCAGATTGGATACTTCCAGCACAATTTCAAAACTCTTGAGCGCGGGGTATATATTCCTGGAAAAAAAGCATATGGCACGGTTATGGGTCCACTCTGGCTTGGACCGCTCTGGGATGACACGCTCATGGCATATTTTAAGAACGCGCCGTTTGAGAGCCCGAACAAGACTGCATTGTGGAACGCTATTGAACGTGACGCTCAAATCAAAACAGCAGGGTTTTATCATTTGCCAAATCTGTTTTCAAAAACAGGAAAGAACAAAAAACGGGATGTGTTAATTGCACAGCTTGAAAAAAAAGGTTTTCGCGCGTCAAAAACACATTTTTCTCCCCAAGGTATCCGAACAAACGCATGCGTTGCTGATATTAAAAAAGCATTGAGAACATAA
- a CDS encoding ribonuclease P: MNNSVKKIAKKRMHTLLELAREDEKHAKRYIELAEKIGMKARESMPKELKLTYCKTCKTPYSSKTVRIRINNKKLTYHCLLCDTTKRIPLTPKKE; encoded by the coding sequence ATGAATAATTCAGTCAAAAAAATAGCAAAAAAACGCATGCACACCCTGCTTGAACTCGCGCGCGAAGATGAAAAACATGCAAAGCGCTATATTGAACTTGCAGAAAAAATTGGCATGAAAGCACGAGAGAGCATGCCAAAAGAACTTAAGCTCACCTATTGCAAGACCTGCAAAACGCCGTACTCCTCAAAAACGGTTCGCATCAGAATCAATAACAAAAAACTCACCTACCACTGCTTGCTTTGCGACACCACAAAACGCATCCCGCTCACACCAAAAAAAGAGTGA
- a CDS encoding 30S ribosomal protein S19e: protein MVSTFDVHPTRLIVEVSAALKNVDAVKAPETVRFVKSGAHAQRPPAHPDFWFIRAASVLRTIYKDGPVGVSKLRTKYGGRKNMGVRPEKFKKGGGAIIRRILVQLEQAGLVKKEVKGRVITPAGASLLDKSAAKLARTQKPAQ, encoded by the coding sequence ATGGTAAGCACGTTTGACGTACACCCCACAAGGCTCATTGTAGAAGTGTCAGCTGCACTAAAAAACGTTGATGCAGTCAAAGCACCAGAAACCGTGCGCTTTGTTAAAAGCGGTGCACACGCACAAAGACCACCAGCACATCCTGACTTCTGGTTTATTCGCGCAGCATCAGTGCTTAGAACCATCTACAAGGATGGACCCGTTGGCGTATCAAAACTGCGAACCAAATATGGCGGGCGAAAAAATATGGGTGTTCGCCCAGAAAAGTTCAAGAAAGGCGGAGGCGCAATTATCCGACGTATCCTTGTGCAACTTGAACAAGCAGGACTAGTTAAAAAAGAAGTAAAAGGCAGAGTCATTACACCTGCTGGCGCGTCATTACTTGATAAGAGTGCAGCAAAACTTGCACGAACACAAAAACCCGCACAATAA
- the rpl39e gene encoding 50S ribosomal protein L39e (part of the polypeptide exit tunnel in the 50S ribosomal complex), translating to MASNKVPAKKKRLAKATNSNVAAPFWAVIRKLGKRRTHRWRLNQHMRRHWRRNSLKV from the coding sequence ATGGCAAGCAATAAAGTACCCGCAAAAAAGAAACGACTCGCAAAAGCAACGAATAGTAATGTTGCCGCACCGTTTTGGGCAGTAATCAGAAAGCTTGGCAAGCGAAGAACGCACCGCTGGAGACTCAACCAACACATGCGAAGACACTGGAGAAGAAACAGCCTCAAAGTGTGA
- a CDS encoding translation initiation factor IF-6: MERIAFNGNPNIGLLGFLTNEFLILGAGITVDEKHLKKALGVDILQTRIAGTDVVGLFLNGTEKKVLVPDILFDHELDALKQHLTVEVIKTRHTALGNNLIVTPQKILANRDMEKPVITKLGAKPFFFGDTHVIGVASAHNSQAMIVTPDATAQHIAFLEKELGLTVGIGTTNFGNKMVGAGILVNDTGMLVGTSTSGPEFMRLKEVFDF; encoded by the coding sequence ATGGAACGCATTGCCTTTAATGGGAACCCAAACATTGGACTGCTTGGTTTTCTTACAAATGAGTTTCTTATTCTTGGTGCAGGCATCACGGTTGATGAAAAACACCTTAAAAAAGCGCTTGGCGTTGACATTTTGCAAACCCGCATTGCGGGCACTGATGTGGTTGGTCTTTTTTTGAATGGCACTGAAAAAAAAGTACTTGTTCCTGACATCCTCTTTGACCACGAGCTTGACGCGCTCAAACAACACCTTACCGTAGAAGTCATCAAAACCAGGCATACTGCGCTTGGAAATAATCTCATTGTCACTCCTCAAAAAATTCTTGCTAACCGGGACATGGAAAAACCAGTTATAACAAAACTTGGAGCAAAACCCTTCTTTTTTGGTGACACACACGTTATTGGCGTGGCAAGCGCTCACAATTCTCAGGCAATGATTGTTACCCCAGACGCAACTGCTCAACACATTGCGTTTCTTGAAAAAGAATTAGGCCTTACCGTTGGCATTGGCACCACTAATTTTGGCAATAAAATGGTTGGCGCAGGCATACTTGTTAATGATACTGGCATGCTTGTTGGCACATCAACCAGCGGTCCGGAATTCATGCGCTTAAAAGAAGTGTTTGATTTCTAA
- the pfdA gene encoding prefoldin subunit alpha — protein sequence MTDKKPAQNLSEEDKQQALYQMQLMQQEAEKIEQQIIELEKRRIELDVVLMSLDEIKNQKKSDILVPVGSGVFAEGTLKEAKGVLVNVGSNIVVRKDIEDAKKSVKEQIDEIENIKDMLQKELQDFLKGLGDLQPRY from the coding sequence ATGACTGACAAAAAACCCGCGCAAAACCTCAGTGAAGAGGACAAACAACAAGCGCTCTACCAAATGCAGCTCATGCAGCAGGAAGCAGAAAAAATTGAGCAGCAAATCATTGAGCTTGAAAAACGCCGCATTGAACTTGATGTTGTTCTTATGAGTCTTGATGAGATTAAAAACCAAAAGAAAAGCGACATACTCGTGCCTGTTGGTTCAGGCGTGTTTGCAGAGGGAACGCTCAAAGAAGCAAAAGGCGTGCTTGTTAATGTTGGCTCAAACATTGTAGTTCGAAAAGACATTGAAGACGCAAAAAAAAGCGTAAAAGAGCAAATTGATGAAATCGAAAACATCAAAGACATGCTCCAAAAAGAATTGCAAGACTTTCTCAAAGGTCTTGGCGACCTCCAGCCTCGTTACTAA
- the ftsY gene encoding signal recognition particle-docking protein FtsY has translation MFGKLKNIFKKSVTTVKKTITEKTLTKDEFEKIFWDLELELIQANVAPHVIDLLKNELEAQLVDVKLKKRTFESVLKTSLKNVLSQTIQTADFIKHLKTLSKPVTILFVGFNGAGKTTTLAKVAHLLKNHKMSCVLAAGDTFRAASIEQLETHAQNLGVRLVKHDYGADSAAVAFDALKHAQAKGLDCVLIDTAGRSHQNVNLMNELKKIKRVIQPDLTLLVIDSLTGSDSVNQAKLFDEAVGVDGLILSKTDSDTKGGTILSVSYLLSKPIFFLGTGQSYHDLESAHVDRLVLDLFD, from the coding sequence ATGTTTGGAAAACTCAAAAACATCTTCAAAAAATCTGTTACTACTGTTAAGAAAACCATAACTGAAAAAACGCTCACCAAAGATGAGTTTGAAAAAATCTTTTGGGATTTAGAACTTGAACTCATCCAAGCAAACGTTGCACCTCACGTTATTGACCTTCTCAAAAATGAACTTGAAGCACAACTCGTTGATGTCAAACTCAAAAAAAGAACGTTTGAATCAGTGCTCAAAACCAGCCTCAAAAACGTGCTTTCTCAAACAATCCAGACCGCAGACTTTATCAAACACCTCAAAACATTGAGCAAACCCGTCACCATCCTGTTTGTTGGCTTTAATGGCGCAGGAAAAACCACTACCCTCGCAAAAGTTGCCCACCTTCTTAAAAATCACAAGATGAGCTGCGTTCTTGCTGCAGGAGACACGTTTCGGGCAGCAAGCATAGAACAGCTTGAAACTCACGCGCAAAACCTTGGCGTGAGACTGGTCAAACATGATTATGGCGCGGACAGCGCAGCAGTTGCCTTTGACGCGCTCAAACACGCCCAGGCAAAGGGCCTTGATTGCGTGCTTATTGACACGGCTGGGCGAAGCCACCAAAATGTGAACCTTATGAATGAGCTTAAAAAAATCAAACGAGTCATCCAGCCTGACCTCACACTTCTGGTAATTGACAGCCTTACGGGCAGTGATAGTGTGAATCAAGCAAAACTCTTTGATGAAGCGGTTGGTGTTGATGGACTTATTTTGAGCAAAACAGATAGTGATACAAAAGGGGGAACCATTCTTTCAGTAAGCTACCTTCTCTCAAAACCAATCTTTTTTCTCGGAACCGGTCAGTCATATCATGACCTTGAGTCAGCGCACGTTGACCGCCTGGTCTTGGACTTATTTGATTAA
- a CDS encoding nucleotidyltransferase, which translates to MYEIVLGRTLSDREQFGQRGTILLGKHYVKMGQTLSLSNPVLLDVVKPHVLLIAGKRGGGKSYTMAVMAEGMAKLEKEIFKNISVLMFDPMGIFWTTKYPNFRQDELLGKWDMKPEPLDKIVKVYIPYGHFKAFKDKGIPVDVAYAISVATLSDQDWINVFNLNAVDPVGVLITDVIIELKERKKKYGFEEIFKAIKAYAEADSTTKNAVRSLFAAAESWGLFKKDGTPLNELVKGGQISVLDLSPYAHTAGTYSIRALVVGLVSKRILEERMEARRIEELAEIERGWAFFDVDYAQAAEKVVPLVWVFIDEAHEFLPRTGITPATNALIQVIREGRQPGISMVLATQQPGKIHTDVMTQADILISTRITSRLDIEGLNAVMQSYLPGAITKLFETLPPERGAALVIDDKLEKMYPIQVRPRFTWHGGHETSALKEKKEFLKSK; encoded by the coding sequence ATGTATGAAATTGTTCTTGGCAGAACGCTTAGCGACCGCGAACAATTCGGGCAGCGGGGCACTATTCTGCTTGGAAAACACTACGTTAAGATGGGTCAAACCCTCAGTCTTTCAAATCCTGTGCTCCTTGACGTTGTTAAACCACACGTTCTTTTAATTGCTGGAAAGCGAGGCGGCGGAAAAAGCTATACCATGGCAGTCATGGCTGAGGGCATGGCAAAACTTGAAAAAGAGATTTTCAAAAACATCAGCGTTCTCATGTTTGACCCAATGGGCATTTTCTGGACCACAAAATATCCTAACTTTCGCCAGGACGAACTGCTTGGAAAGTGGGATATGAAACCAGAACCCCTTGACAAAATCGTCAAAGTCTATATACCCTATGGTCACTTCAAAGCTTTCAAAGACAAAGGCATCCCGGTTGATGTTGCATATGCAATTTCAGTTGCAACACTCTCAGATCAGGACTGGATTAATGTGTTTAATCTTAATGCAGTAGACCCGGTTGGCGTTCTTATTACTGACGTGATTATTGAACTTAAAGAACGCAAGAAAAAATATGGTTTTGAAGAGATTTTCAAAGCAATCAAAGCATACGCTGAAGCAGACTCAACAACGAAAAACGCGGTTCGAAGCTTGTTTGCTGCAGCCGAGTCATGGGGTCTTTTCAAAAAAGACGGCACACCACTCAATGAACTGGTTAAAGGAGGACAAATCAGTGTGCTTGACCTCTCACCGTACGCGCACACCGCAGGAACCTATAGTATTCGCGCACTTGTGGTTGGTCTTGTTTCAAAACGCATTCTCGAAGAGCGCATGGAAGCGCGGCGCATTGAAGAACTTGCAGAAATTGAGCGTGGCTGGGCGTTTTTTGATGTTGATTACGCGCAAGCTGCTGAAAAAGTCGTGCCTCTTGTATGGGTGTTTATTGATGAAGCACACGAATTCCTGCCTCGCACTGGTATTACCCCTGCAACAAACGCGCTTATCCAAGTTATTCGTGAAGGAAGACAACCGGGCATTTCTATGGTGCTTGCAACCCAGCAACCCGGAAAAATCCATACTGATGTCATGACACAGGCAGATATTCTTATTTCAACGCGTATCACATCCCGTCTTGATATTGAAGGTCTTAATGCAGTAATGCAAAGCTATCTTCCCGGTGCAATTACTAAACTGTTTGAAACGCTTCCTCCTGAGCGGGGCGCTGCGCTTGTGATTGATGACAAACTTGAAAAAATGTATCCAATACAAGTAAGACCGCGCTTTACGTGGCATGGCGGTCATGAAACAAGCGCGCTTAAGGAGAAAAAAGAGTTTCTCAAAAGCAAGTAA
- a CDS encoding endonuclease III translates to MLLLGSIMPEEFIRLQHGYAKNGLSDEVIALFQNIIYSHYRDNKRDFLWRKSHDPYHVLVSEFMLQQTQTSRVEQKFSEFITRFPHFNDLASASFKEVLSAWQGLGYNRRALMLHHLAKKVVHDYKGILPKTKEALITLPGIGEYTAGAICAFAYNMPVTLIETNVRTVFLHFFFRNSRGVRDAELLLLIEKTADRNNSREWYNALMDYGVMLKQSMPNPSRRSKHHATQSRFEGSDRQVRGKILRELTQHELSFDALVTRVDEPQERMKKILSQLAFESLIVQENGVFRIA, encoded by the coding sequence ATGCTTCTGCTAGGTAGCATCATGCCTGAAGAGTTTATTCGCCTGCAACACGGTTATGCGAAAAATGGTTTGTCTGATGAGGTTATTGCTCTTTTTCAAAATATCATTTATTCACATTATCGGGACAATAAACGTGATTTTTTGTGGCGAAAATCACACGACCCGTATCACGTGCTTGTTTCAGAATTCATGCTACAACAAACGCAAACGAGCAGGGTGGAACAAAAGTTTTCTGAGTTTATCACGCGCTTCCCGCACTTTAATGACCTTGCATCAGCATCATTCAAAGAGGTGCTTAGCGCGTGGCAGGGTCTTGGCTACAATCGGCGCGCGCTCATGCTTCACCATCTTGCAAAAAAAGTTGTGCATGACTACAAGGGCATACTTCCAAAAACAAAAGAAGCGCTCATAACGCTGCCCGGTATTGGCGAGTACACGGCTGGTGCAATTTGTGCGTTTGCGTATAATATGCCGGTTACTTTGATTGAGACAAATGTTCGCACCGTGTTTTTGCACTTCTTTTTTCGCAACAGCAGAGGAGTACGTGATGCAGAACTGCTTTTGTTAATTGAAAAAACCGCGGACCGTAATAATTCGCGCGAGTGGTATAATGCGCTTATGGATTATGGTGTCATGCTCAAGCAAAGCATGCCAAACCCGTCGCGCAGAAGCAAGCATCACGCCACGCAATCACGTTTTGAGGGTTCAGACCGTCAAGTGCGCGGAAAAATACTGCGCGAGCTCACACAACACGAATTATCTTTTGATGCGCTTGTAACACGTGTTGATGAACCTCAGGAGCGCATGAAAAAAATCCTCTCACAACTCGCATTTGAGTCACTGATTGTGCAAGAAAACGGTGTTTTTAGGATTGCGTAA
- a CDS encoding glycosyl transferase family 1 encodes MNALTKFKPLVGREVISRILEKTDTLKDKHIVHVNSSFIGGGVAELLNSLIPLMNQIGIKTGWRVLQGMPEFFGVTKQMHNALQSEPVTFTKEQKKVYYQTNKNFSEFTHLDHDLVFVHDPQPAALVDFYTQRKKWLFRCHVDLSNPHPQTWAYLRTFINKYDHAIVSHSSYLRKDIIPPQSIIHPAIDPFTNKNKDMTESESVHTLKKYGIENDKPIISQISRFDKWKDPLGVINVFEHVREKTDCQLVLLGNPAMDDPQGVALFEDVQEQVRRAKHAKDIHLIMLQDNLLVNALQRASDVVLQKSKKEGFGLVVSEALYKKTPVVASNVGGIPLQLISGANGYLIEPSDDRSFAKHTIKLLKDEKLRARMGEHGKDHVTKNFLITRLLLDWLDAFCTQLN; translated from the coding sequence ATGAACGCACTTACAAAATTCAAACCACTTGTAGGAAGAGAGGTTATTTCTCGCATCCTTGAAAAAACAGATACCCTCAAAGACAAACACATCGTGCACGTGAACTCTTCATTTATTGGAGGCGGGGTTGCTGAACTTCTCAATAGTCTTATTCCACTTATGAACCAGATTGGCATCAAAACAGGATGGCGCGTGCTTCAGGGAATGCCTGAATTTTTTGGGGTTACCAAACAAATGCATAACGCGCTTCAAAGCGAACCAGTCACGTTCACCAAAGAACAAAAAAAGGTTTACTACCAGACAAACAAGAACTTCTCAGAATTCACGCACTTAGACCACGACCTTGTATTTGTCCACGACCCCCAACCCGCAGCACTTGTTGATTTTTACACACAACGAAAAAAATGGCTGTTTCGCTGCCACGTAGACCTCTCAAACCCGCACCCCCAAACATGGGCGTATCTTCGAACATTCATCAATAAATATGACCATGCCATAGTGTCTCACAGTTCGTATCTGCGAAAAGACATTATCCCTCCACAGAGCATAATCCACCCTGCAATTGACCCATTTACAAACAAAAACAAAGACATGACCGAAAGCGAAAGTGTGCACACACTCAAAAAATATGGTATTGAGAATGATAAACCAATTATTTCCCAAATTTCACGATTTGACAAATGGAAAGACCCGCTTGGCGTTATTAACGTGTTTGAACACGTGCGAGAAAAAACTGACTGCCAACTTGTCCTGCTTGGAAACCCTGCTATGGATGACCCGCAAGGAGTAGCACTCTTTGAAGACGTGCAAGAACAAGTACGCAGAGCAAAACATGCAAAAGATATTCACCTTATCATGCTCCAAGACAACCTCCTTGTTAATGCACTACAGCGTGCATCAGATGTAGTTTTGCAAAAATCAAAAAAAGAAGGATTTGGACTTGTTGTCTCAGAAGCTCTCTACAAAAAAACACCGGTTGTTGCTTCAAACGTGGGCGGTATTCCTCTTCAACTCATAAGCGGAGCAAACGGGTATTTGATTGAACCCTCTGACGACCGCAGTTTTGCAAAACACACTATTAAACTTCTCAAAGACGAAAAACTTCGCGCGCGCATGGGCGAACATGGAAAAGACCACGTAACA